One genomic window of uncultured delta proteobacterium includes the following:
- a CDS encoding hypothetical protein (Evidence 5 : No homology to any previously reported sequences) — translation MVQFVIVFLGKYLDGFVRHKRRADAVGAEAPLVPVAAFHEFVLLGYFNNFRVAHGFEKISFLIRQRAVAAGPRRVIVEFFHHRDGYVVQLPPFPDALLQCFPGNEPLVRLVELQPVRARAFPGLKYLLADGAFRDGFASLELLAGQLDFCPHVLVDHLRLLCRIIPAMAHFITQYSMGKACIMLRSYIFTNYFNIIKLLFIVPYTVVENHSGHIFCDIVCQCDIWHVFVFMAQVPNVSI, via the coding sequence ATGGTGCAGTTCGTAATAGTGTTCCTCGGCAAATACCTGGATGGGTTTGTGCGTCACAAGCGGCGTGCCGATGCCGTTGGTGCCGAGGCGCCGCTCGTTCCGGTTGCAGCCTTCCATGAATTTGTTCTGCTGGGCTATTTCAATAATTTCCGTGTCGCCCATGGCTTTGAGAAGATATCCTTCCTCATCCGACAACGTGCAGTAGCAGCCGGACCCCGCCGTGTAATCGTAGAGTTTTTCCATCACCGGGACGGCTATGTCGTACAGCTCCCGCCGTTCCCGGATGCGCTCCTTCAGTGCTTCCCTGGAAATGAGCCGCTTGTCCGCCTTGTCGAACTCCAGCCCGTACGAGCGCGAGCGTTCCCAGGACTCAAGTATCTCCTGGCGGATGGAGCCTTCCGCGATGGGTTCGCCTCTTTGGAATTGCTGGCGGGCCAATTGGATTTTTGCCCGCATGTCCTGGTAGATCATCTCCGGCTCCTGTGCCGTATAATCCCGGCAATGGCACATTTTATAACGCAATATTCGATGGGGAAAGCGTGTATCATGTTGCGTAGTTATATTTTTACAAACTATTTCAATATAATAAAATTGTTATTTATTGTGCCGTATACCGTTGTGGAAAATCATTCGGGACACATTTTTTGTGACATTGTGTGCCAGTGTGACATATGGCACGTTTTTGTGTTTATGGCACAAGTGCCAAATGTGTCAATTTGA
- a CDS encoding conserved hypothetical protein (Evidence 4 : Homologs of previously reported genes of unknown function), whose protein sequence is MIYQDMRAKIQLARQQFQRGEPIAEGSIRQEILESWERSRSYGLEFDKADKRLISREALKERIRERRELYDIAVPVMEKLYDYTAGSGCYCTLSDEEGYLLKAMGDTEIIEIAQQNKFMEGCNRNERRLGTNGIGTPLVTHKPIQVFAEEHYYELHHQWVCSGAPIFDPSGRPVGVFCLTGLYDKVSYHTLGLAAAAADSITQQLAMKQAYNAIERIQQRMKIIVETVPSGILLCNQDLDVIQSNTRASALLMLPEMQIIGRKLHELLDREPFDIAKIHETLDDKAITIDRDGRNLHFVFTLNATTTNDYVITFVKTESFHKKIHRIIGSEAYFTFDDIVGQVPAMQNAVSLARIAANNNATVLLTGESGTGKELFAQSIHNGGRRKNGPFVALNCAALPKSLIESELFGYESGSFTGARREGSAGKFELANGGTIFLDEIGDMPLDVQASLLRVLQNREVSRLGSSKATKIDVRIIAASNRNLPAAIEENAFRADLYYRLNVFNIHIPPLRERVADIRVLADYFLRKYADLSSRRVEGFTQAAYRALEEHPWQGNIRELENVIERAVYVTRSPRIDLESLPLQRSAAPKLSEAPVTAFTPGGNGISGEIDPMLAAAFRGSGATKAVKRALAATHGNMRKAAGLLGISRRTLYRKMADMGIAPADLRRPKDTM, encoded by the coding sequence ATGATCTACCAGGACATGCGGGCAAAAATCCAATTGGCCCGCCAGCAATTCCAAAGAGGCGAACCCATCGCGGAAGGCTCCATCCGCCAGGAGATACTTGAGTCCTGGGAACGCTCGCGCTCGTACGGGCTGGAGTTCGACAAGGCGGACAAGCGGCTCATTTCCAGGGAAGCACTGAAGGAGCGCATCCGGGAACGGCGGGAGCTGTACGACATAGCCGTCCCGGTGATGGAAAAACTCTACGATTACACGGCGGGGTCCGGCTGCTACTGCACGTTGTCGGATGAGGAAGGATATCTTCTCAAAGCCATGGGCGACACGGAAATTATTGAAATAGCCCAGCAGAACAAATTCATGGAAGGCTGCAACCGGAACGAGCGGCGCCTCGGCACCAACGGCATCGGCACGCCGCTTGTGACGCACAAACCCATCCAGGTATTTGCCGAGGAACACTATTACGAACTGCACCATCAGTGGGTCTGTTCCGGCGCGCCCATATTCGACCCCTCGGGCAGGCCGGTCGGCGTTTTCTGCCTGACGGGCCTGTACGACAAGGTTTCATACCACACGCTGGGGCTTGCCGCGGCCGCGGCGGATTCCATCACGCAGCAGCTCGCCATGAAGCAGGCGTACAACGCCATCGAACGCATCCAGCAGCGGATGAAGATCATCGTGGAGACCGTTCCGTCCGGGATTCTGCTCTGCAACCAGGACCTGGACGTCATCCAGAGCAACACGCGGGCGTCCGCCCTGCTCATGCTGCCGGAGATGCAGATCATCGGCAGGAAGCTGCACGAGCTCCTGGACCGGGAACCGTTCGATATCGCCAAAATCCACGAGACCCTTGACGACAAGGCCATCACCATCGACCGGGACGGGCGGAACCTGCACTTCGTGTTCACCCTGAACGCGACCACGACCAACGACTACGTCATCACTTTCGTCAAAACCGAGTCGTTCCATAAAAAAATTCACCGGATCATCGGATCCGAGGCGTACTTTACCTTCGACGATATCGTGGGGCAGGTCCCGGCCATGCAAAACGCCGTGTCCCTGGCCCGCATCGCGGCCAACAACAACGCGACCGTGCTGCTCACCGGGGAATCCGGCACGGGCAAAGAGCTGTTCGCCCAGTCCATCCACAACGGCGGCCGCCGCAAGAACGGCCCCTTTGTGGCGCTGAACTGCGCCGCTCTCCCCAAAAGCCTCATCGAGAGCGAGCTTTTCGGCTACGAGAGCGGCTCGTTTACCGGCGCGCGGCGGGAGGGAAGCGCGGGAAAATTCGAACTTGCCAACGGCGGCACCATTTTCCTGGATGAAATCGGCGACATGCCGCTGGACGTGCAGGCCAGCCTTTTGCGCGTGCTGCAAAACCGGGAGGTCAGCCGCCTGGGAAGTTCCAAGGCCACCAAAATCGACGTGCGCATCATCGCCGCCTCCAACCGCAACCTCCCGGCGGCCATTGAGGAAAACGCCTTCCGCGCGGACCTGTATTACAGGCTGAACGTGTTCAACATCCATATCCCTCCGCTGCGCGAGCGGGTCGCGGATATCCGGGTTCTGGCGGACTACTTCCTGCGCAAATACGCGGATCTTTCCTCGCGCCGCGTGGAGGGGTTCACCCAGGCGGCTTACCGCGCCTTGGAGGAACACCCGTGGCAAGGCAACATCAGGGAGCTGGAAAACGTCATCGAGCGGGCCGTCTACGTGACACGCTCCCCGCGTATCGACCTGGAGAGCCTGCCGCTCCAGCGGTCCGCCGCGCCGAAATTGTCGGAGGCTCCCGTGACGGCCTTCACGCCGGGCGGCAACGGCATTTCCGGGGAAATAGACCCCATGCTCGCGGCGGCGTTCCGGGGGAGCGGCGCGACGAAAGCCGTCAAACGCGCCCTGGCCGCGACACACGGCAATATGCGCAAGGCCGCCGGCCTGCTCGGCATAAGCCGCCGCACCCTGTACCGGAAAATGGCGGACATGGGCATCGCGCCAGCCGATTTACGCCGCCCCAAAGACACTATGTGA
- a CDS encoding exported hypothetical protein (Evidence 5 : No homology to any previously reported sequences), with product MNKGFFVVFLGIILGAMALIFVNQTSGPGTAPVPAQQAAAPEGGSGISGQGAGPATVATAPQSAPQPAPAKPETPKPEAPKPEAPKPEAPKPEAPKPEAPKPEAPKPETPKPVAPKPETPKPEEPKPEAPKPEAPKPVAPKPEVPKPEAPKPETATAMTPVTSKPETQANPGGSQMKKSLTLVNISLHFKGGGMALRIEADAPFSYKTFALPSPDRYVIDLVGTWDNMRAPTVPSNNMIKSARAGKQAGGPRLVLDMLRAPKKHNVVWVSPTVLEIIIE from the coding sequence ATGAATAAAGGTTTTTTCGTTGTTTTTCTTGGTATCATTCTGGGCGCGATGGCGCTGATTTTTGTGAATCAGACGTCGGGACCCGGTACGGCTCCCGTTCCCGCGCAACAGGCCGCCGCGCCGGAAGGCGGCAGCGGCATCTCCGGCCAGGGTGCCGGACCGGCCACCGTGGCGACGGCCCCGCAGAGCGCCCCGCAACCGGCGCCCGCGAAGCCCGAAACGCCGAAACCGGAGGCTCCCAAACCGGAAGCCCCGAAACCGGAAGCTCCCAAGCCGGAGGCTCCGAAGCCGGAAGCGCCCAAACCCGAAGCCCCCAAGCCGGAAACACCCAAACCCGTAGCGCCGAAGCCGGAAACACCCAAACCGGAAGAGCCGAAGCCCGAAGCGCCGAAGCCGGAAGCGCCCAAACCCGTGGCGCCTAAGCCCGAAGTCCCGAAACCCGAGGCTCCGAAGCCGGAAACGGCTACCGCCATGACGCCGGTGACGTCCAAGCCGGAAACGCAGGCTAATCCCGGCGGCTCCCAAATGAAGAAATCCCTGACCCTGGTCAATATCAGCCTGCATTTCAAGGGCGGCGGGATGGCGCTGCGCATCGAGGCGGACGCGCCTTTCTCCTACAAGACGTTTGCCCTGCCTTCTCCGGACCGGTACGTGATCGACCTTGTGGGAACGTGGGACAACATGCGCGCGCCCACGGTGCCCTCGAACAACATGATTAAGAGCGCGCGCGCGGGCAAGCAGGCGGGCGGCCCCCGCCTGGTGCTCGATATGCTGCGCGCGCCCAAGAAGCACAACGTGGTCTGGGTTTCCCCGACGGTGCTTGAAATCATCATTGAATAG